The Etheostoma spectabile isolate EspeVRDwgs_2016 chromosome 1, UIUC_Espe_1.0, whole genome shotgun sequence genome has a segment encoding these proteins:
- the adprhl1 gene encoding inactive ADP-ribosyltransferase arh2, with amino-acid sequence MEKFKAAMVLGAVGDALGYRKGRWEGCTSGKKIQEELASLGGLGAQKLDPDNWPLSDATLMHITTAEALVTDYWCLEDLYRELVRLYVESMVSLQGRAPDPATVEGCVHLKPHNFLLAWHTPFNEKGSGFGAAAKAMCVGMRYWQPERLDSLVEVSIEIGRMTHNHPTGFLGSLTTALFASYAIQGKPPVTWGRELMKVIPRAEDFCRKTIRHMSEYQENWFYFEAKWQFYLEEREIEKEGQNKPSFPDCYDADETDKMYKRWSSEGRAGRRGHDAPMIAYDALLAAGSDWAELCKRAMFHGGESEATGLIAGCLYGLMHGLSPVPPGLYQDLEKRERLEELGEKLYKSASAERPDSRKTGISPDARKLRKLVRDPNCRPVLRGILESLLHYLTQELPKWTTRNRNPETPGLDIVVERCTDWPDQRVEASVKQTQLHTSCTIVQLPEEHKMTRFKILEKCWSDPQKDRLPSRYGGDKKVGGLIQRRLTTFQLLQSKFIRSTPKPPITHQREVGTLSSSKGVAGKMNHRQDSEHDIYKKGRTRREQGIKTGGSVQDILAKFAVAEQKEKGKNMLSKKPITPRAVGKGILLSSLMERFETMATVCKVQDLKSSHEKPPGGVKATSSRKQRVACQERWQRQELNQTVHIQNQQNQKSKLKSKSVAQQLRGNQTHVQEQKPEQAVDVLSKLNMEERNNLKAEQVRQMGDRHSDQNSKDHCSLNHIIDQTCDNDIKGGRSEKYEIQATVEKTSITSKLKYAHVELVCLTSATEMSLPEPYRLFPSVEAQLKWHVATIVTCSPVWSTCVDSSPQLYSLEPSENSHLEIIPNLKTEVPHRALQYTSTGEPSTTSTEGRCPSKPNIEGLSTHAGRDPLENGAVEDPTKPVTIQTTLPKYVIPCVCRFEQDANDETDSSPQSAPHPETIAPLIAIPPPHPDTSMTAINTGLVTMGIGLCPPNNNKAQTFITTTKKPTDGKPHEKDRQAKEGREELTIIDIKDTSVQPSFRLSEASANKATFDDSETSAVTLPKIQPERVNPKQRPKYTTINYGDPSVKQTYKPKTIRFTDTFTF; translated from the exons attacTGGTGTCTGGAGGATCTGTACCGGGAGCTGGTGCGTCTCTATGTTGAATCCATGGTGTCTCTCCAGGGCCGAGCCCCTGATCCTGCAACAGTGGAGGGCTGTGTACACCTCAAACCTCATAACTTCTTGCTTGCCTGGCATACACCCTTCAATGAAAAAG GGTCTGGGTTTGGGGCAGCTGCCAAGGCCATGTGTGTGGGTATGAGATACTGGCAACCGGAGAGACTAGACAGCCTGGTGGAGGTCAGCATTGAGATTGGCAGAATGACCCACAACCACCCCACAG GCTTCCTAGGCTCCCTGACAACGGCACTGTTTGCATCCTATGCGATCCAGGGGAAACCTCCTGTGACTTGGGGCCGGGAGCTCATGAAAGTAATCCCTCGGGCTGAGGACTTCTGCAGGAAGACCATACGACACATGTCAG AGTATCAAGAAAACTGGTTCTACTTTGAGGCCAAGTGGCAGTTTTacctggaagagagagagatagagaaggaAGGACAGAACAAACCTTCGTTCCCTGATTGCTATGATGCTGACGAGACAGACAAG ATGTATAAGCGCTGGAGCTCAGAGGGCCGTGCGGGCCGCAGAGGTCATGATGCCCCCATGATAGCCTACGATGCCCTTCTGGCAGCAGGGAGTGACTGGGCTGAACTGTGTAAAAGAGCCATGTTCCATGGAG gtgAGAGTGAAGCCACGGGTCTGATAGCAGGTTGTCTTTATGGCCTCATGCATGGCCTGAGTCCGGTTCCCCCAGGCCTGTACCAGGATTTGGAGAAAAGAGAGCGTCTGGAAGAGCTGGGAGAAAAGCTTTACAAATCAGCATCTGCAGAGAG ACCAGATTCTCGGAAAACTGGTATCAGCCCCGATGCCAGAAAGTTGAGGAAGTTGGTTAGAGACCCCAACTGCCGTCCTGTGCTCCGAGGGATTCTGGAGAGTCTCCTGCATTACCTGACACAGGAGCTACCTAAGTGGACCACCAGAAACAGAAACCCAGAGACCCCAGGGTTAGATATTGTAGTTGAAAGATGCACAGATTGGCCTGATCAGAGAGTTGAGGCTTCAGTGAAACAGACCCAACTTCATACAAGCTGCACTATTGTTCAGCTCCCTGAAGAACATAAAATGACCCGTTTCAAGATCCTTGAAAAATGCTGGTCAGATCCACAAAAAGACAGATTGCCAAGCAGGTATGGAGGAGATAAAAAAGTGGGAGGCTTAATACAACGGCGTCTTACCACATTTCAGCTCCTTCAATCCAAATTCATACGATCCACACCCAAACCTCCCATCACCCACCAAAGGGAGGTAGGTACTTTGTCCTCCAGCAAAGGAGTGGCAGGTAAAATGAACCACCGCCAAGACAGTGAGCATGACATTTACAAGAAGGGCCGGACCAGAAGAGAACAAGGAATAAAGACAGGGGGCAGTGTGCAAGATATTCTAGCCAAGTTTGCTGTggctgagcaaaaagaaaaggGCAAGAACATGCTGAGCAAAAAGCCAATCACACCAAGAGCTGTTGGAAAAGGGATCCTCCTATCTTCCTTGATGGAGAGGTTTGAGACCATGGCTACAGTATGTAAAGTACAAGACTTGAAATCTTCACATGAAAAGCCCCCTGGAGGAGTCAAGGCGACAAGTAGTAGAAAACAGAGGGTAGCCTGTCAAGAAAGATGGCAGCGACAGGAGCTGAATCAAACTGTTCACatacaaaaccaacaaaaccaaaaaagcaAACTGAAAAGTAAATCTGTTGCACAGCAGTTGAGAGGAAATCAAACACATGTGCAAGAACAAAAACCAGAGCAGGCAGTAGATGTATTATCAAAACTAAACATGGAAGAAAGAAATAATTTGAAAGCAGAGCAAGTGAGACAAATGGGGGACCGTCATTCAGATCAAAACTCTAAAGACCATTGCTCATTAAACCATATAATAGATCAAACTTGTGATAACGATATAAAGGGTGGGAGgtcagagaaatatgaaattcAGGCTACAGTAGAAAAAACTAGTATCACCAGCAAGTTAAAATATGCACATGTAGAGCTAGTCTGTTTAACATCTGCCACTGAGATGTCACTCCCAGAGCCTTACAGGCTTTTTCCAAGTGTAGAAGCCCAACTGAAGTGGCATGTGGCGACCATCGTGACCTGCTCTCCAGTGTGGTCCACATGTGTAGACTCCTCTCCTCAACTATATTCTCTGGAACCATCAGAAAATTCACActtggaaattatacctaactTGAAGACAGAAGTTCCTCACAGAGCCCTACAATACACAAGCACAGGTGAACCTTCCACTACATCAACTGAAGGGAGATGCCCTTCAAAGCCCAACATTGAGGGACTTTCTACACATGCAGGTCGCGACCCCTTGGAGAACGGAGCAGTGGAAGATCCAACCAAACCTGTGACCATCCAAACAACATTGCCCAAGTACGTCATCCCATGTGTTTGCAGATTTGAACAAGATGCCAATGATGAGACTGACTCTTCCCCTCAATCAGCACCGCACCCAGAAACTATAGCTCCTTTGATTGCAATTCCACCACCACACCCTGATACATCTATGACTGCTATTAACACTGGATTAGTGACAATGGGTATTGGCCTTTGTCCTCCTAATAACAATAAGGCGCAAACttttataacaacaacaaagaaaccAACAGATGGTAAACCACATGAAAAAGACAGGCAGGCCAAGGAGGGAAGAGAAGAACTAACAATTATAGACATTAAAGATACTAGTGTGCAGCCAAGTTTTAGACTTTCTGAAGCAAGTGCCAATAAGGCTACATTTGATGACAGCGAGACGTCTGCTGTAACATTACCAAAGATTCAACCTGAGAGAGTCAATCCAAAACAGAgaccaaaatacacaacaatcAACTACGGGGATCCTTCAGTCAAACAAACATATAAACCCAAAACCATACGATTTACTGACACCTTTACTTTCTGA